The Symphalangus syndactylus isolate Jambi chromosome 6, NHGRI_mSymSyn1-v2.1_pri, whole genome shotgun sequence genome contains the following window.
TAAGTTGCACTCTGGAGAACAGAGGCAATCCTGTATTTCCTGTTCAAACAcacgattttttttaaaggacctgGCTAGTTTGGAAAAGGGAACGGGCCCGCGTTTAAAGCGAGTGTAAATAAACAAACACGTGGTCTGTGGAGGAACACCTTTAGGCACTAGCAGGATGAATGAAAATAGGTTTGGGGAAGAGTGGCTGCCACCGCGAGACAACCCCCACATCTGGAGCTCCAGATTCCGTCCAGATTCCAAGCCTCAACACGCCCTCACCGCGGGGAACCTCGGAATTAGAACGCGGAGCCCGCCAGGACCCCCTCCCCGGCCCATTCGGCCCGCTCTTCCCGAGGTTCCAGTTAACCCTGGGCTTCCGCCTGGGAACCTGCAGAAACAGGAGACGAATGCGATTCCTAAATTACCCCACTCCTGGACTCTTCAAAGCCCCACAATCGGGACCCAAGGCTGTCTTCTTTCCGGGAAAAAAGGGCAGGATCcgtgaaaaaaaaacaacaagttCTGAACTTGCCTCTGAGAACCCGCAGGGCCGTAAACCTGAATTCCGCGGGAGAGAACGGCATCCGTTTCTCTCGCGACACTTCATGGATAACGTAGACGCTTCAAGTCCAGTTCGGCTCTCATTGGCTACCGCCCGCCGTGAGGGGGCGGGGAATGTAGCGGCGAGGCCCCGCCCTCAAGCAGGAGCCAATCCTGAGCAGCCTAGGAGACGAACCCGGAAGTGAGATGCAAGGCGGCGATTTTCCCTTCTGTCAGGTGGGTAGTTATTCCCTGTCCCGGACCTCGCTTTCTGGTGGATCGGCGCCAGCTAAGAACTCTTGAGCCCGTGGGGGTGGGTAGCCTGTGGACACAGGCCGAGCCCTGCAGGTCAGGCCGCGTCGTGGTCCCCAGGTAGGGCTGAAGCCGCTTCTCCGCTCTTGGCTGTTTGGAAGGCCGCAGGCGGAGCTCGCGGGCCTGTGAGCTTCCGGCCGGTGGCAGAGTGCCGGAGCTAgatcccctctccctccctcccagtcGCCAGACCCTCTACAGGTGTCATCCCTAGGTCCTTGAGTTCAGCACATCTGCATTGCTTTGTGCTGAGAGCAGTAAGATGTACAGTGCAGCGAAAAATAATGTGGAACTTTTGAATTAGAACGCCTGCCCTTTCAGTTCCATTGAGGGGTCCTTGATCTAGGGCAAGTTGTTTTAATCTATCTGAACCTCGTTTACCTGTAAGGTTTATAGTCCCGCCTATCACTGAGTTGTTTGTAAGGAGTTGACATAGTTAGGATCGCTCTCAAAATAGGATATGCCCTTTAAGTTAGGAAACATACCCTGATATTCCTGATGGAATATCAGGAATATCATCATCAAGTAATCAGTTTTGTTTCTTAACTGTGAATCGGGTAGATGCGCCTAGGTTTggctttttaaactaaatataccAGTAAAGTTTTATACATAATTTGTTGTATCTGGATGTGTAAACTCAAAATTTATATAAAGGGAGTTTTTATTGAAAGGAAAAGCATGTTGGGGGAGAGGGTAAGATCTGTGGTATAAGGTTACTATATTTGATATAATTACAAGTGAACTTTTATTTATTAGCATCTGTTAAGTGTTTAATTAATTGATGTATGGTCATTTTTGTGTTGCAAGGTTCAGGAATTAGTTTGAGAATCAAAAAGTGGAAGCTCCAGGAGAATTAATAAAACATAAGCAATTGTGATTGGATATCTCTTGATTCCATGGGTGTCTCTGATTGGGTGACTGAAAAGCCGGATTGGCCTTAGGAATACTTCAGTAAAATGCTTACATTTTACAATAAAGTAACAGGTCCAGAAAAGTTACTGGACGTGAGTAATACATTTAAACTTGAGTTTAGTGCTATTGCCACTAGTAATAAAGTTTAATACCACATTAAGATTGTATACTGTTAAACTTGTGAGATTGGGTACCAAGAAATCAGTATCTTGGGGGTATGCCTAACTCTGGAACTTCTCAGAATCCATTCCAGGCAAAATCAAGTGACAAGACTTTAATTAAATGTAATGCTACACATACTTCTTAATGCCTTCTATAGACAAGTAGGAGATAAATATAAGTTAAATGTGGTCCTTATCTTTAAGCTTATAATCTTTTAAGGGGCTAAAACAAGAATAAAGTtagtggtgaaataaaatgtagcaccaaaaaaagtagaaagcagAAAGCGATCTAAATGAGAGGatcaagaaagaatgaaagagataACATCAGAGAAGAGCCTTGAAAGACTGATTATatttcaacaaatagagttggGAGGCTGGgaattggtatttttaaattatctattgGTTATTCTCCTTTTCTTTAGTTGATTAGGGTTTATATGTTCTGTAACCCTTTAAGCTGATATTGGTTTAAAATTAATATGGTAGCTTAGCAGAATAAACATCAGTTCTTTCAGGAAGCCTTCTTTAATCCCTTAGGACTAGGGGAATTATGAACCTCCTGTATACTCATGGTTTCTAGACAAGGTCTTGTAGTAGTACTTATCATGTTGTCTTTGCCGGACACATGATGTCTTTGCCAGTCACCTACACTAGAGTAAGCTTCCTGTGGTGAAGACATGGATCTTGCTCATTATTGAATCCCAGCACCCAGAAATTGGCACATACCAGACATTCTATTCATATTagttgaatgaaggaatgaatgacagCCAAAATTCAGTTGAAAACAAGGACTCAACTAAGAACTATAGTTGCCTATCAATAAACACGACTACTTTTTAAAGCAGTGAATTTTCCTAGGCCTGAAATTATCAAAGTAGAAATAGGATAATTAGTGTAGATGTTGTGATAAAGATATATGCACCGATGAGAGATTGGGACAGATGTCCTTTTGGGGGCTATTCCATCTTCAAGAATCCCTGAttcttcaaagtagtttttttaggaattagaagtttttatttctgctctataTTATCTGTGTGTCTAGTTTATAAAAATCTTGAATGCATCTGTCTTCACTGTATTAGTTATACTTCAAAACCTTTAAGCATTCATCACTGTTAGCATAATACCATCATACCTAAACCAgtagattaaaaataatagttataataatatagttgacttagaagaaaacaacaaaagaagcATTAGACCACTATTAGATCATAGTTTGTTGTTTTCTGTCAGCATCAGTATTTAGTGTATGTAAGGGAtatcatgagaaaaacaagagTTTAGACAGGGTTTAATTGTATATGTTTGCAAGACTTATCTATGCAGTTGATAAAGCCTGAATTATTGTTTTACtaataacttttgtatttgtgtTTTCAGATCTTGATGAACAAAGCAGTCATAATTCATCTCTAGAAAGACTTATATCCTGGCATTTGAAATGCTTTTCATTTAGAATagtagtaaaaatggaaaaagaaaaaggaaatgatgaCGGAATACCAGACCAAGAGAATTCCTTGGATTTTTCTGAACACTTTAACCAACTTGAATTGTTGGAAACACATGGACACCTTATTCCTACTGGTACTCAAAGTCTTTGGGTAGGCAATTCTGATGAAGATGAGGAGCAAGATGACAAAAATGAAGAGTGGTATcgattgcaagaaaaaaaaatggaaaaagacccAAGCAGATTGCTTCTTTGGGCTGCTGAAAAAAAtcgggtaaaaaaaaaaaaaattacagagggAAGTGTGACAGTAGGAAAAGCACTGGGTTCCGGCCAGAAGACCTGCCTTTACTGTTATGGCCATCATACCTATCTCTTGATTGTGAGGACCAAATGAGACAATGTACATGAAAGCACATATTAAGCTGCAAAGTGTCATGCTAGGTATTATTTGGGGGTTTAAGGATAATTATCTATAAAGATAGCAAGCAatcatctatattttaaaatcatttatataaAGTCATTAGGATCATTTAGGAAAGAGAGGatggaaactaacatttattaaatactaaCTATACCGGGTAccttattacattattttatttaatcatcatGTATCCCTATAAGTAATGTTCTTCTCTTTTATAGAGTAAGAAATTGAGATTCAGGAATATTAATTTGCCCAGGATCAGCCAAGTGGAATGAACATCAAAAGCTTATTCCCTCTGCTTGGCCACTTCCACCTCATTTTACTAAGTTTCCCCATGTCTGTGTTAGTAAACTAATAACTAAAAGGGTCTTgtattttaaatagctttttaaCCCAAGAGCATGCCACATTTAACCAGAGGCCCATAGAACAAACTAAAAATTACAACCTAAAAGGATGTTTCTAAGGTTGTATTGAGAAGGAATTGAGCTCTTGAATCCCTAGAATTCCTTATTAATACTTTATTCTTctgttaaaagttttatttttaaaagtttcatacAGTGTGTATATTGGTGTGATAATCCTACAGAAAAATCAAGCAGTTATGTTTTCTTCAcagataacatataaaatattaagcacAATTAAAGCCTATGTTATTCACTGGACTGAAGCTTTTATGCAATAAACCTTAGTTGGACCAGGAGTAAATTTATGGTTTGATATTCAGAGAATCTCATTCTTAGAAGCAACAAAGTGTAGTTAACACTAACTTGTTCATTCTTAAATCAGTAGTCCTCTCCTCCCAAAAAAGAgatcttaaattattttcattttaaagttatCTACTAACAAGGAAGTTTTTATTCAACTTAATTAGATCTAACACCACAAGACAATTTTGTTTTAGTTATTGTTTTGGTTTGAGTTGAGttgaaagatttctttttttcttctcagcttACCACAGTGCGGAGACTACTTTCTGAAAAGGCCACTCATGTGAACACTAGGGATGAAGATGAGTATACCCCTCTTCATCGAGCAGCCTACAGTGGACACTTAGATATTGTCCGGGAGCTCATTGCACAGGGGGCAGATGTTCATGCAGTGACTGTGGATGGCTGGACGCCCCTGCACAGTGCTTGTAAGTGGAATAATACCAGAGTGGCTTCTTTCTTACTGCAGCATGATGCAGATATCAATGCCCAAACAAAAGGCCTCTTGACCCCCTTGCATCTTGCTGCTGGGAACAGAGACAGCAAGGATACCCTAGAACTCCTCCTGATGAACCGTTATGTCAAACCAGGGCTGAAAAACAACTTGGAAGAAACTGCATTTGATATTGCCAGGAGGACAAGTATCTATCACTACCTCTTTGAAATTGTGGAAGGATGTACAAATTCTTCACCTCAGTCTTAACAATTCTAGTAATTTTCCTAAGTTTCTAAATACCAGTGCCTCCTTTGTGTGAGATGTATTCCCATAATCAAAATTGACGTCAAAGATCTTACTACAAAAATTCAGTGATATTCATTATAACATTCTTCCAAGTGAATTGCCTGACTTTGATGTCAAAATGTATTTGAAAGTAATTTGCATATATCTTTAATGATTTCTGTGGAGTTTGtgattttttatcagaaataattttaatgtgtGTATACTTAAAAACACGGGTTGTACAGAAACTGGTATTTTTGGTGCTGATacaagagaaatgtatttttaaatatcccaCATCCTGGATCTTTGTTGGGTACTTAGTATattgacatatatttttataaggtGAGGTAACTCAGAACTTAAAAGTCTTAAATATTCTGATACAATTCAGCTGTCTTCTCTACCTTACCATAGCCAGTTGCTTTCATTTTAAACCAGAGCAAGTAACATATTAGTGACTTGAATCTTcataagttaaagaaaaaaacagcaaaaaacctAGATCTTTGTCTTTTAGAACACAGACTATTTTCAGGAAAGCAGTTAGCTAGGTGTTTAATTCATGAATATTGTATACTGCCTCCCCTACCACAATTTACACAATCCTGTGGATAGTCCTACCTCACCCTGGTCAACCTACATGATCCTTAAGCTAACGGCGAATCACGATGACCTTGTAGACATGCACACGACTATACCTTTGTCCAACAGATCATAACATATCTGCTATCCAACTGGTTTTACCTGCCTAATCCTACTGATTTGGGCACTGCTTGTATAGTCTCTCGAGTTCACAGGAAATGTTCATTTTCTAAGGTCCTCATTTTTACAGACTATACAGGCAAAGTGACAGGGGAAAAGGAATTAGTCTAAGAGTAAGGGGATGATTATTATATTGAAGCTAAAACCACAAAGTGGctcaggcttaaaaaaaaaaaaacactggataATGACAAAAAgcataagtaaaaatatttgagaaaaagaagTACAAGTTTTGAACAACGCAAAAGGCATGAATTCATTTTTTACCTGTGTATGTCTTTCTTGGATCCAGAACATTATTCATCCAGCACACACTTAGTTATTTAATATCTACTCCCTCAGTCTCTCCAGCAGCAATTCTGCATTGTCTATCTAGCCCCTCTGTGATTGTTCCCAAAGTTTTGTCTTCTCAACACCACAACACTCTAGGGGAAGGGAACTAAACCAATTGCTCTTTACttcagttaaatttttaaaatgtccaccAAGGCTTATCTCTTTCAAGCCATCCTATGTAACCCAGTCACCCTAGACTAAGTAATAATGTTATTTAATCaaagattaaatatttatttttgcttagaacTTATTAGATCATCTCAGAAAAGTCAGAGATAATATATGAACTGAATCATCGTGACAACAGGATCTTGAGAGTTAGTGCTTTAGTTTATGTTGTGATCTCTGCCTAGGAAGATGCTTTGTGGCAGAGGTTGCTTTCTGTTTGATCTGGCCTAAGTTAGTGACACTAAATGACAGATACAGCTGACAGGCAGTGATGATAGAATAAGACCTTATTTATCCAAGCAGACTGCTGAATGAGGCTGCTTAGCCTGAAAGTCACAGAGCTGATGGCTCCTTTCTCACTTGAGAATGGATTGTACCCATGATTCCATGTAAACTTTCCATTTAAGTATGGAGCCAAAGAAGTCTTGTTTCCAATAAGGACCTGAGAGATGTCTACTCCCTTGTTTTCAGACCTCAACACTCACTGATGCTAGACAGCAAACTCTACATATAAGACAAATCCCACCCCTAAGGGCAGAATTTGTATTGTCTGCTTCCTTTATAGTTTCCAGAGCATTTACTAGACTGCTCTGTGCACAGAAGGCAGTCACTAATTGTGCTTTGAAAGGATTACTTCTACTTTCCAGTTTAGGCAGGCTAAATAGCTCAGTTTACAAACAGAATTTTCTCTAATCTTGGAAAGTCTATACAAagacttattaaaaaataaaatctgagttTTTCATAACTAAGGGTTTAATTTTGATTAACATATGCTTGAGGAAGAGGTAATTTTTGTGAATGTTCAAGGTTCATATCGTAATTCTTAGGCCTAAAGTGGAACTAGTTGCCTTTGCTTTTATGAATCTTAAATATGCTTTTCCAGGGAGCCTTCCAACCCACAGCCTACCACAGTGGTGGGATTTAGAGTCTTTATACTACAATATGAAgacatttatttgtattatttgacaTCTATTATGTTATCTAACACTATGCTGGAAAATCATGATCAAAAGAAGCCCAGAGACTATACTGAGATTTATGTCCCATACCAAAATGAAATCTCTGGATCAACTCTTGATTCCTGATCAACACATATACCATCTTCACTCTACCTGCAATGGCTCTAGGAATTTATGCAACTGCCTACAAAATAAGATCACCAAATCATTATGTCTTTGCTATAGTTAGTTCATCATAAGATGCTCCAGTCCATCTGTAGGATTACTAGATGACCACTCAATTTGTTCAATATGAAATGCTTTCTCTAAAGGATATTCAAGGTCTATCTTTATTAAGTTCAGAAGAGAGTAAACCAAGAAGGATTAAGTGTGGCTGATTGATGTTTTAAATTCCTGGAAATTCCCTTTGAAACTCCAAAATTTTACTTCTCAGAACCTAAGTGGAAATGATCTAAATCAGtgccaacacatagaaatgtgGGCCAcatgtaattttatgtttttagcatgactattttagatacctcatttttttttttttttttttttttttttttttttgagacagagtctcgctctgtcgcccaggctggagtgcagtggcgcaatctcggctcactgcaagctccgcctcccgggttcacgccattctcctgcctcagcctccgagtagctgggactacaggcgcccgccaccgcgcccggctaactttttgtattttttagtagagacggggtttcaccgtggtctcgatctcctgacctcgtgatccgcccgcctcggcctcccaaagtgctgggattacaagcgtgagccaccgcgcccggcctagatacctcatataagaaGATTCATGCAATAAGGAGAGAATTGCATTTTATGGCACACAAATATAGATAAGCAAAAATCCTAGTAGTTGAAAATCATAAGAGCCATATTAAaagcaggtgaaattaattttatatatatacaggaCAACACATCCAAAATAtgagatatatatttaaaattttttgagctgttttaatttttttgcagtaaATCTTCAAAATACAGGGTGTATTTTACAGCACATCTGAATTTAGTCACATTTCAAGTTCTCAGCTGTGTTTGTCTAATGGCTACTCCATTGAAAGCACAGATCTACATGCCCGAAATCATTCCCTGGAGGCACAGAAGGATGGCTCCACAGAGCATTAAACTTTGAGTGAGACAAACTGAGTTCAAATCCTCAGTGCCACCTgtgggtgactttgggcaaaaAACCCCTcggttttctcatatgtaaatcAGGGATAATATCTATCTTGCCGTAGGCTAGTttgttatttaaatgtaaaaatcatatggtgttatttattttgtcaatttctttaatacttcaaaaataaatttcaatatgaAATACATCGAAatcatattgttttaaaaaaaaagctacatgtgTTTATCAGTGTCCTCCAGTCATCTTTTATGAATGAAATAGTCTCATCTGATCTTCTTTATGAAAGTT
Protein-coding sequences here:
- the ANKRD49 gene encoding ankyrin repeat domain-containing protein 49; the protein is MEKEKGNDDGIPDQENSLDFSEHFNQLELLETHGHLIPTGTQSLWVGNSDEDEEQDDKNEEWYRLQEKKMEKDPSRLLLWAAEKNRLTTVRRLLSEKATHVNTRDEDEYTPLHRAAYSGHLDIVRELIAQGADVHAVTVDGWTPLHSACKWNNTRVASFLLQHDADINAQTKGLLTPLHLAAGNRDSKDTLELLLMNRYVKPGLKNNLEETAFDIARRTSIYHYLFEIVEGCTNSSPQS